The DNA sequence GCCTCCACCACCAGGCGCTACACGACTAGCGGCGCCAGTTCAGGCAGTTATCTTCGCGCCATGGGGATCTCTCCATATGTGGCGGCCCTGCGGGGCGCCGTCGGAAGCCGTCTTCTCATGCTGCCTTCAGTTAGCGTCCTCCCGCGGGATCCAGCTGGGAGAGTCCTGCTGGTGCGCCATGCCGACTCGGAGAAGTGGGACACCATCGGCGGATTCGTCGAGCCGGACGAGACACCCCAAGAAGCCGCCATGCGAGAGGCGCGCGAGGAGGCAAGCGTCGAAGTCGAGCTGGTGCGCCTGTTGGCTGCCTTGGGGGGCCCGGA is a window from the Acidimicrobiales bacterium genome containing:
- a CDS encoding NUDIX domain-containing protein, producing MGISPYVAALRGAVGSRLLMLPSVSVLPRDPAGRVLLVRHADSEKWDTIGGFVEPDETPQEAAMREAREEASVEVELVRLLAALGGP